A genomic segment from Glycine max cultivar Williams 82 chromosome 1, Glycine_max_v4.0, whole genome shotgun sequence encodes:
- the LOC100789273 gene encoding integrin-linked protein kinase 1 isoform X2 produces MSSGGGSSEAAAAAKEKEKEKARVSRTSLILWHAHQDDAAAVRKLLEEDPSLVKARDYDSRTPLHVASLHGWVEVANCLIEFGADVNAQDRWKNTPLADAEGAKRTAMIELLKSHGGLSYGQNGSHFEPSPVLPPLPNKCDWEVDPSELDFSNSVCIGKGSFGEILKAHWRGTPVAVKRILPSLSDDRLVIQDFRQEVNLLVKLRHPNVVQFLGAVTDRKPLMLITEYLRGGDLHKYLKDKGALSPSTAINFGLDIARGMAYLHNEPNVIIHRDLKPRNVLLVNSSADHLKVGDFGLSKLIKVQSAHDVYKMTGETGSYRYMAPEVLKHRRYDKKVDVFSFAMILYEMLEGEPPFSNYEPYDGAKYVAEGHRPSFRGKGYIPELRESIGAVKFR; encoded by the exons ATGAGCAGCGGCGGCGGATCGTCagaggcggcggcggcggcgaaggagaaggagaaggagaaggcgCGTGTGAGTCGAACGTCGCTGATTCTGTGGCACGCGCACCAAGACGACGCCGCAGCGGtgaggaagcttctggaggagGATCCATCGCTGGTGAAGGCGAGGGATTACGACAGCCGGACGCCGCTACATGTGGCGTCGCTCCATGGATGGGTTGAGGTTGCGAATTGCTTGATCGAATTCGGTGCTGACGTCAACGCTCAGGATCGTTGGAAAAACACt CCTCTGGCTGATGCAGAAGGAGCTAAAAGAACTGCCATGATTGAGCTTTTGAAGTCACATGGTGGCTTGTCGTAT GGCCAGAATGGAAGCCATTTTGAACCGAGTCCTGTTCTTCCCCCATTGCCTAACAAATGTGATTGGGAAGTTGACCCTTCTGAGCTGGACTTCTCCAATTCAGTTTGCATTGGAAAG GGATCTTTTGGTGAGATTTTGAAAGCCCATTGGCGTGGAACACCTGTTGCTGTCAAACGTATTCTTCCATCTCTGTCAGATGATAGATTGGTCAT TCAGGACTTCAGGCAGGAGGTTAATTTACTTGTGAAGCTTCGACACCCtaatgttgttcaatttcttggAGCTGTTACTGACAGAAAGCCTCTTATGTTAATTACTGAGTATCTGAGAGGA GGTGATCTTCATAAGTACCTCAAGGACAAAGGTGCACTTAGTCCTTCAACAGCCATCAATTTTGGCTTGGATATTGCTAG AGGGATGGCTTATCTTCACAATGAACCAAATGTTATCATTCATCGAGACCTAAAGCCAAG GAATGTTCTTTTAGTCAACTCCAGTGCTGACCATTTAAAAGTTGGTGATTTTGGACTTAGTAAGCTCATTAAGGTCCAAAGTGCTCATGACGTATACAAGATGACGGGTGAAACTGGAAGCT ACCGCTACATGGCTCCTGAAGTTCTCAAACACCGGAGATATGATAAGAAGGTTGATGTGTTCTCCTTTGCAATGATTCTGTATGAG ATGCTTGAAGGTGAACCCCCTTTTTCAAATTACGAACCTTATGATGGAGCCAAATATGTGGCAGAAGGACACAGACCTTCTTTTAGGGGAAAGGGTTATATCCCTGAACTGCGAGA GAGCATTGGTGCCGTGAAATTCAGATGA
- the LOC100789273 gene encoding integrin-linked protein kinase 1 isoform X1, with protein sequence MSSGGGSSEAAAAAKEKEKEKARVSRTSLILWHAHQDDAAAVRKLLEEDPSLVKARDYDSRTPLHVASLHGWVEVANCLIEFGADVNAQDRWKNTPLADAEGAKRTAMIELLKSHGGLSYGQNGSHFEPSPVLPPLPNKCDWEVDPSELDFSNSVCIGKGSFGEILKAHWRGTPVAVKRILPSLSDDRLVIQDFRQEVNLLVKLRHPNVVQFLGAVTDRKPLMLITEYLRGGDLHKYLKDKGALSPSTAINFGLDIARGMAYLHNEPNVIIHRDLKPRNVLLVNSSADHLKVGDFGLSKLIKVQSAHDVYKMTGETGSYRYMAPEVLKHRRYDKKVDVFSFAMILYEMLEGEPPFSNYEPYDGAKYVAEGHRPSFRGKGYIPELRELTEQCWDADMKQRPSFIEIIKHLEKIKENLPSDHHWHLFTS encoded by the exons ATGAGCAGCGGCGGCGGATCGTCagaggcggcggcggcggcgaaggagaaggagaaggagaaggcgCGTGTGAGTCGAACGTCGCTGATTCTGTGGCACGCGCACCAAGACGACGCCGCAGCGGtgaggaagcttctggaggagGATCCATCGCTGGTGAAGGCGAGGGATTACGACAGCCGGACGCCGCTACATGTGGCGTCGCTCCATGGATGGGTTGAGGTTGCGAATTGCTTGATCGAATTCGGTGCTGACGTCAACGCTCAGGATCGTTGGAAAAACACt CCTCTGGCTGATGCAGAAGGAGCTAAAAGAACTGCCATGATTGAGCTTTTGAAGTCACATGGTGGCTTGTCGTAT GGCCAGAATGGAAGCCATTTTGAACCGAGTCCTGTTCTTCCCCCATTGCCTAACAAATGTGATTGGGAAGTTGACCCTTCTGAGCTGGACTTCTCCAATTCAGTTTGCATTGGAAAG GGATCTTTTGGTGAGATTTTGAAAGCCCATTGGCGTGGAACACCTGTTGCTGTCAAACGTATTCTTCCATCTCTGTCAGATGATAGATTGGTCAT TCAGGACTTCAGGCAGGAGGTTAATTTACTTGTGAAGCTTCGACACCCtaatgttgttcaatttcttggAGCTGTTACTGACAGAAAGCCTCTTATGTTAATTACTGAGTATCTGAGAGGA GGTGATCTTCATAAGTACCTCAAGGACAAAGGTGCACTTAGTCCTTCAACAGCCATCAATTTTGGCTTGGATATTGCTAG AGGGATGGCTTATCTTCACAATGAACCAAATGTTATCATTCATCGAGACCTAAAGCCAAG GAATGTTCTTTTAGTCAACTCCAGTGCTGACCATTTAAAAGTTGGTGATTTTGGACTTAGTAAGCTCATTAAGGTCCAAAGTGCTCATGACGTATACAAGATGACGGGTGAAACTGGAAGCT ACCGCTACATGGCTCCTGAAGTTCTCAAACACCGGAGATATGATAAGAAGGTTGATGTGTTCTCCTTTGCAATGATTCTGTATGAG ATGCTTGAAGGTGAACCCCCTTTTTCAAATTACGAACCTTATGATGGAGCCAAATATGTGGCAGAAGGACACAGACCTTCTTTTAGGGGAAAGGGTTATATCCCTGAACTGCGAGA GTTAACTGAGCAGTGTTGGGATGCTGACATGAAGCAAAGACCTTCATTCATAGAGATCATTAAACACCTTGAAAAGATCAAGGAAAATTTGCCTTCAGATCATCACTGGCACTTGTTCACTTCATGA
- the LOC100789273 gene encoding receptor-interacting serine/threonine-protein kinase 3 isoform X3 produces the protein MSSGGGSSEAAAAAKEKEKEKARVSRTSLILWHAHQDDAAAVRKLLEEDPSLVKARDYDSRTPLHVASLHGWVEVANCLIEFGADVNAQDRWKNTPLADAEGAKRTAMIELLKSHGGLSYGQNGSHFEPSPVLPPLPNKCDWEVDPSELDFSNSVCIGKGSFGEILKAHWRGTPVAVKRILPSLSDDRLVIGMAYLHNEPNVIIHRDLKPRNVLLVNSSADHLKVGDFGLSKLIKVQSAHDVYKMTGETGSYRYMAPEVLKHRRYDKKVDVFSFAMILYEMLEGEPPFSNYEPYDGAKYVAEGHRPSFRGKGYIPELRELTEQCWDADMKQRPSFIEIIKHLEKIKENLPSDHHWHLFTS, from the exons ATGAGCAGCGGCGGCGGATCGTCagaggcggcggcggcggcgaaggagaaggagaaggagaaggcgCGTGTGAGTCGAACGTCGCTGATTCTGTGGCACGCGCACCAAGACGACGCCGCAGCGGtgaggaagcttctggaggagGATCCATCGCTGGTGAAGGCGAGGGATTACGACAGCCGGACGCCGCTACATGTGGCGTCGCTCCATGGATGGGTTGAGGTTGCGAATTGCTTGATCGAATTCGGTGCTGACGTCAACGCTCAGGATCGTTGGAAAAACACt CCTCTGGCTGATGCAGAAGGAGCTAAAAGAACTGCCATGATTGAGCTTTTGAAGTCACATGGTGGCTTGTCGTAT GGCCAGAATGGAAGCCATTTTGAACCGAGTCCTGTTCTTCCCCCATTGCCTAACAAATGTGATTGGGAAGTTGACCCTTCTGAGCTGGACTTCTCCAATTCAGTTTGCATTGGAAAG GGATCTTTTGGTGAGATTTTGAAAGCCCATTGGCGTGGAACACCTGTTGCTGTCAAACGTATTCTTCCATCTCTGTCAGATGATAGATTGGTCAT AGGGATGGCTTATCTTCACAATGAACCAAATGTTATCATTCATCGAGACCTAAAGCCAAG GAATGTTCTTTTAGTCAACTCCAGTGCTGACCATTTAAAAGTTGGTGATTTTGGACTTAGTAAGCTCATTAAGGTCCAAAGTGCTCATGACGTATACAAGATGACGGGTGAAACTGGAAGCT ACCGCTACATGGCTCCTGAAGTTCTCAAACACCGGAGATATGATAAGAAGGTTGATGTGTTCTCCTTTGCAATGATTCTGTATGAG ATGCTTGAAGGTGAACCCCCTTTTTCAAATTACGAACCTTATGATGGAGCCAAATATGTGGCAGAAGGACACAGACCTTCTTTTAGGGGAAAGGGTTATATCCCTGAACTGCGAGA GTTAACTGAGCAGTGTTGGGATGCTGACATGAAGCAAAGACCTTCATTCATAGAGATCATTAAACACCTTGAAAAGATCAAGGAAAATTTGCCTTCAGATCATCACTGGCACTTGTTCACTTCATGA